GAGTTGACGGGAAGCGCTTAACCGGCGTTGGGGATGTCCCGGGAAAGCTGCAGAGGGGCAAGCCGGGCGAAGGCGTGAAACGCGCCTCAGGGCTGCGTCCCGCGGGAGCTCGCCTCGGGTTCCGCCGTTTCTGATCCTGTCGGTTGTTTCAATGCATCCACGAGCGCATGCCAGCCCAGGGTTGCGCATCTCAAACGTTGCGGGAATCGTTTAACGCCTGCCAGCGCCCGCAGGTTCCCCAAGGCCGGGCCCGGGTCATCCGGTCCGGTCAGAAAGCCGCTGAACTCGCGCTCGAGTCGCAGGGCCTCCTGCACCGGCTTCCCCTTGATCTGCGCCGTCATCAAAGAAGCCGACGCCATACAGATCGCGCATGCCTGTCCGGTAAACCGAACCTCATCGACCGTGCCGTCCGGGCCTTTGCGCACATAAAGGGTGATCTGGTCGCCGCACAAAGGGTTGTAACCTTCGCTCCTGACCGCCGGCG
The nucleotide sequence above comes from Verrucomicrobiota bacterium. Encoded proteins:
- a CDS encoding SUF system NifU family Fe-S cluster assembly protein, whose protein sequence is MELDELYQSIILDHARRPRNFGELAPPAVRSEGYNPLCGDQITLYVRKGPDGTVDEVRFTGQACAICMASASLMTAQIKGKPVQEALRLEREFSGFLTGPDDPGPALGNLRALAGVKRFPQRLRCATLGWHALVDALKQPTGSETAEPEASSRGTQP